A single region of the Labrus bergylta chromosome 10, fLabBer1.1, whole genome shotgun sequence genome encodes:
- the marchf8 gene encoding E3 ubiquitin-protein ligase MARCH8 isoform X1, which produces MIFLFKLKAPNTFCSISFDFKCMMSSISLFCPLLLLLLLSFSTVVFFIIHKQTHTRTNTFYDSSQDQECQKQTAVVLLSPYCKSPQGSGGVSVATLCTDALPASKHAKQRDWLTLLRPSSVNIRTNGSLRFSVSLNDMGQRVDSLCRGLHFIDRTCSEGELELKPEAAPSTGSDRRAHTLNGKLASSPAHQNPNTSFSTHTHPHLVPSFTNNYKYMLGVPPANCLPSDSTVVAPPPPPPPPLSHNHLHPKHSPSSNFLRRLLPFSRSSTSASLQCSEMSSYASHLHITKSSSALLEGSEAGFPQEELLGDDDVFEESSPAAKGTGKRPPPLTITAARKGSHLAPMVFMDEDCDLDCCPSPFSEKNEPMSPFSLSGDCCRICHCEGDDESPLITPCHCTGSLRFVHQSCLQQWIKSSDTRCCELCKYEFIMETKLKPLRKWEKLQMTASERRKIICSVTFHVIAITCVVWSLYVLIDRTADEIRRGVTDWPFWTKLVVVAIGFTGGLVFMYVQCKVYIHLWRRLKAYNRVIYVQNRPDTCKKLALEKPPLLEPSLENKEALVPAQSDTNSSQYTETEDYSMEVLHV; this is translated from the exons ATGATATTTTTATTCAAACTCAAAGCCCCCAACACCTTCTGTTCAATATCCTTTGATTTCAAATGCATGATGTCttccatttctcttttttgtcctctcctgcttcttctcctgctgtctttttCCACTGTCGTCTTTTTCATcattcataaacaaacacacacacgcacgaaCACTTTTTACGACAGCAGTCAGGATCAGGAGTGTCAGAAGCAGACTGCGGTGGTTCTGCTGAGCCCTTACTGTAAATCCCCCCAAGGGTCAGGAGGAGTTTCAGTCGCTACTCTCTGCACGGACGCACTGCCTGCGTCCAAACACGCCAAACAACGAGACTGGCTCACCCTGCTCCGCCCCTCCTCTGTCAACATCCGCACCAACGGCTCGCTCAGGTTCTCCGTGTCTCTTAACGATATGGGCCAGCGTGTGGACAGTCTTTGTCGGGGTCTGCACTTTATAGACCGGACGTGCTCGGAgggagagctggagctgaagccTGAAGCTGCTCCGTCGACTGGTTCGGATCGCAGGGCGCACACGCTCAACGGCAAGCTGGCTTCCTCACCCGCACACCAGAACCCAAATACATCCTTCTCTACACACACCCACCCCCATCTGGTCCCCTCCTTCACCAACAACTACAAGTACATGTTGGGCGTCCCGCCTGCAAATTGTCTCCCGTCTGACTCTACCGTCGTtgcccctcctccccctccccctccccctctttcaCACAACCACCTCCATCCCAAACACTCCCCGAGCTCCAACTTCCTCCGCCGCCTCCTCCCTTTCTCCCGCTCCTCCACCTCGGCCAGCCTGCAGTGCTCTGAGATGAGCAGCTACGCCTCTCACCTCCACATCACCAAGTCCTCCAGTGCCCTGCTGGAAGGCAGCGAGGCCGGGTTTCCCCAAGAGGAGCTACTGGGAGATGACGACGTGTTTGAGGAGTCCAGTCCTGCTGCAAAGGGAACCGGCAAGCGTCCTCCCCCGCTAACAATCACAGCGGCCCGGAAGGGTTCACATCTAGCCCCCATGGTCTTTATGGACGAGGACTGCGACTTGGACTGTTGCCCGTCCCCTTTTTCAGAGAAAAACGAGCCAATGTCACCTTTTTCACTCTCTGGGGACTGCTGCAG GATTTGTCACTGTGAAGGGGATGACGAGAGTCCTCTGATCACACCATGCCACTGCACGGGGAGCCTGCGCTTTGTCCACCAGTCCTGTCTGCAGCAGTGGATCAAGAGCTCTGACACGCGTTGCTGTGAGCTCTGCAAATATGAGTTCATCATGGAGACTAAGCTCAAACCGCTGCGCAAG TGGGAGAAGCTACAGATGACGGCGAGCGAGAGAAGGAAGATCATCTGTTCGGTCACGTTCCACGTCATCGCAATCACCTGCGTGGTGTGGTCGCTCTACGTTCTCATCGACAGAACGGCAGACGAAATCAGACGAG GGGTCACGGACTGGCCTTTCTGGACCAAGCTGGTGGTGGTGGCGATCGGCTTCACAGGTGGACTGGTGTTCATGTACGTCCAGTGCAAAGTCTACATCCATCTATGGAGGAGACTCAAGGCTTACAACCGGGTCATCTACGTCCAGAACCGGCCCGACACGTGTAAAAAGCTGGCGCTGGAGAAGCCCCCTCTTCTGGAGCCGAGTCTTGAGAACAAGGAAGCGCTGGTCCCCGCCCAGTCGGACACAAACTCCTCCCAgtacacagagacagaggactACAGTATGGAGGTGCTCCATGTCTGA
- the marchf8 gene encoding E3 ubiquitin-protein ligase MARCH8 isoform X3, translating to MNMPLHQISVIPRDVTSSRVSGSGKAKDKDKDKDKQNEKPLGHSASRSSNISKAGSPTSVNAPCSFSRTSVSPSSQDICSSQDQECQKQTAVVLLSPYCKSPQGSGGVSVATLCTDALPASKHAKQRDWLTLLRPSSVNIRTNGSLRFSVSLNDMGQRVDSLCRGLHFIDRTCSEGELELKPEAAPSTGSDRRAHTLNGKLASSPAHQNPNTSFSTHTHPHLVPSFTNNYKYMLGVPPANCLPSDSTVVAPPPPPPPPLSHNHLHPKHSPSSNFLRRLLPFSRSSTSASLQCSEMSSYASHLHITKSSSALLEGSEAGFPQEELLGDDDVFEESSPAAKGTGKRPPPLTITAARKGSHLAPMVFMDEDCDLDCCPSPFSEKNEPMSPFSLSGDCCRICHCEGDDESPLITPCHCTGSLRFVHQSCLQQWIKSSDTRCCELCKYEFIMETKLKPLRKWEKLQMTASERRKIICSVTFHVIAITCVVWSLYVLIDRTADEIRRDGRIPGVTDWPFWTKLVVVAIGFTGGLVFMYVQCKVYIHLWRRLKAYNRVIYVQNRPDTCKKLALEKPPLLEPSLENKEALVPAQSDTNSSQYTETEDYSMEVLHV from the exons GCAGGGAGCCCGACTTCAGTCAACGCTCCATGCAGTTTCTCGAGGACGTCAGTTTCGCCCTCCAGCCAGGACATCTGCAG CAGTCAGGATCAGGAGTGTCAGAAGCAGACTGCGGTGGTTCTGCTGAGCCCTTACTGTAAATCCCCCCAAGGGTCAGGAGGAGTTTCAGTCGCTACTCTCTGCACGGACGCACTGCCTGCGTCCAAACACGCCAAACAACGAGACTGGCTCACCCTGCTCCGCCCCTCCTCTGTCAACATCCGCACCAACGGCTCGCTCAGGTTCTCCGTGTCTCTTAACGATATGGGCCAGCGTGTGGACAGTCTTTGTCGGGGTCTGCACTTTATAGACCGGACGTGCTCGGAgggagagctggagctgaagccTGAAGCTGCTCCGTCGACTGGTTCGGATCGCAGGGCGCACACGCTCAACGGCAAGCTGGCTTCCTCACCCGCACACCAGAACCCAAATACATCCTTCTCTACACACACCCACCCCCATCTGGTCCCCTCCTTCACCAACAACTACAAGTACATGTTGGGCGTCCCGCCTGCAAATTGTCTCCCGTCTGACTCTACCGTCGTtgcccctcctccccctccccctccccctctttcaCACAACCACCTCCATCCCAAACACTCCCCGAGCTCCAACTTCCTCCGCCGCCTCCTCCCTTTCTCCCGCTCCTCCACCTCGGCCAGCCTGCAGTGCTCTGAGATGAGCAGCTACGCCTCTCACCTCCACATCACCAAGTCCTCCAGTGCCCTGCTGGAAGGCAGCGAGGCCGGGTTTCCCCAAGAGGAGCTACTGGGAGATGACGACGTGTTTGAGGAGTCCAGTCCTGCTGCAAAGGGAACCGGCAAGCGTCCTCCCCCGCTAACAATCACAGCGGCCCGGAAGGGTTCACATCTAGCCCCCATGGTCTTTATGGACGAGGACTGCGACTTGGACTGTTGCCCGTCCCCTTTTTCAGAGAAAAACGAGCCAATGTCACCTTTTTCACTCTCTGGGGACTGCTGCAG GATTTGTCACTGTGAAGGGGATGACGAGAGTCCTCTGATCACACCATGCCACTGCACGGGGAGCCTGCGCTTTGTCCACCAGTCCTGTCTGCAGCAGTGGATCAAGAGCTCTGACACGCGTTGCTGTGAGCTCTGCAAATATGAGTTCATCATGGAGACTAAGCTCAAACCGCTGCGCAAG TGGGAGAAGCTACAGATGACGGCGAGCGAGAGAAGGAAGATCATCTGTTCGGTCACGTTCCACGTCATCGCAATCACCTGCGTGGTGTGGTCGCTCTACGTTCTCATCGACAGAACGGCAGACGAAATCAGACGAG ACGGAAGAATCCCAG GGGTCACGGACTGGCCTTTCTGGACCAAGCTGGTGGTGGTGGCGATCGGCTTCACAGGTGGACTGGTGTTCATGTACGTCCAGTGCAAAGTCTACATCCATCTATGGAGGAGACTCAAGGCTTACAACCGGGTCATCTACGTCCAGAACCGGCCCGACACGTGTAAAAAGCTGGCGCTGGAGAAGCCCCCTCTTCTGGAGCCGAGTCTTGAGAACAAGGAAGCGCTGGTCCCCGCCCAGTCGGACACAAACTCCTCCCAgtacacagagacagaggactACAGTATGGAGGTGCTCCATGTCTGA